From Piscinibacter gummiphilus:
GTGGTCGACACGACCGCCTGGAAGGCAATAGACCTGCTGCGGACGGCCTACCGCCGGCACTGTGAGCAGTTTGCACCGCGCCAGGCGGAGACCGCCTCGCGATGATGTTCAGCTGTGTCGACTTGAGATGGAGCGGCTGGTCCGCACCGAGCTACGACGAAGCCGCATCGCCCTGGAAAGCCTGCCAGAGCGAGCTGGTGGTGAACCACTGGGGAAGTTCGTCGCTATGCAGCGTCAGCTCCTCACCATCCGTGATCTCGGCAAGCCAGACGTGGCGATCCCCCGAGTTGTCGAAGATGTAGGCACGGTTCGTGGCGGCCACAGCGTCTTCCAAGAGTGCGATCGACTCGTAGTAGCGCTTCCTGATCTTCTCCTCACACACCGGGTGCCCGTCCAGTTCCACCCGTTGCTTGACCCGAGCCACATTGATAGCCGGATCGTCTGTCGCGATGAAGTAGAGGTAGGTTCTATAGCCGGACGCTTGAGCCTTGCGCAAGAGCTCTACCTTGCTCGCATGAGACATCACGCTTTCGAAGGTGAACGTCATCCGCAGCTCGAGCAGTTCTTGGCGAATGAAATCCGTCGTGGCGGCTGGGAGGTATGAGTTGACCTTCCCGGGGTCCACGAACAAGGTGGTTCCCTCCACCTTGATCGCGCCCTCCAAGGCTTGCAGCCGTGCAGCGTTCATCAAAGGGGAAGCTTGAAGACTTGGCCACCAGCGTTTGGCCTGTTCCTCGCCGAGCTGATACCTTGCAAGGTCATATGAGCCGGTGCGCTTCCAAGCTCGCTCCAGGTCATCTGCGTTGACGTAGACGCCCAGTTGACTCCGGGTCAGTACTTCGACCACAGTGCTTTTGCCGGAGCCGTTCGGCCCAGCAAATAGCCGCAAGCGCGGCTGATCAGGAGACGTCACTTGGCTCGGCGCTTGAGCACCAAGCCCTTCTTGACCAAGGTCGGCTTAGGCAAGGGCGCGAGGGTCCGAACAGTCCCATCGGCGCTGGCTTCGACGATTTGCCCATTCAGGCTTCGCACAACCTTTCCAAGGCGATTCATGGCTCGGTTATGCGCGTGCCAACCAGCCTCTGCAGCTACCTTCGGGATGTCGTCGCCAGACATCTTGGACTCGCTGAACTCGGGGTACTTCATAAGCTCCCTTTCAGGAGGGCTCGCCGGAAAACCCGGACGATAGCGAACGAACATTAGCGGACTAATGTTAACCAGTATTCGTAACAAGTGTTGCGTTGACGGAATTCGCCCATGTACGAACTAGTGGGCTCCACAAGGGCTAGGCGTACGGGGTACCCGTGAATCGGTTCGGGCTGCCCAAAAAAGACAGCGGCTCGTATGACATTGCAAGGTGATGGCTAGCCTGAACCTTGTGCAGCTGATCCTGGACTACCTAACTGATCAGAAGCTTGCGACCGGAGTAGTCATCCGGGACATCATCCTGCGACTTCGATGGCGCTCGGAGCCTCGTTGCGACGCAAAGGAGCGACCCAAAAAAACTGCGTGCCGTTTGCGCAGTGCATAGATAGGATCTGCTCTTAGCAGACGTGCATCTGTGGTTCAGTTGGTTGGTTAGGCCGTAGCGAAGCAGGATTCAAGTCAGAAGTCTGGTCCGCCCGACCCAGGCACAAGAGTCCGACTCATGGTTCATGCGACAACACTGGGCGACCGGGGTGCAAGCTCAAATGCAGAGAAGGTGCGTGCGATCACAAAACAGCGACCAACGAAAAGTCTGGAAGTTGTTGTCGCAAATCGGCTCAAACGTTATGGAGCTTTATGTCGTCCAACTTCCTGGTTTGAGCCGCCGAGGGGTGGGCGGCATCACGCAGGAGTGGGCAAGCCACGCTCCGTACCTGTTCGAACTTCGCTTCTCGTACTTTACATAATATACATTGTCGCGCTATCGGATGTGGTTAGAACCCGGAACGCGGGCTGGCTCTGGGTGCCGCACAGAAATGTGTTTCCACCCTGACAGCAAATCTGTTGCAAACCGTCGATTTCGGGCTCGGTGGTCGCTGCTGCAACGGAATCTCCGCCAACGCGAATGCCTCGTTGCGGCAAACCCGTTGTCTAGCTGCCCGGCTCCGTGATGAAGAACTCCCACAGCTACGGCTACCGATAGTCGTGAGTTGAGCAGCCTACACACATGGCGATCATCGACTCTACAATTCCGCAAACCCGCCCTAGTTGTGCCATTGAGTTGGTGTCGGCCTGGGAAGAAAAGGCCTCCACATCCCTGGAGGCCTTTTCGCTTCCTAATGGGTGACGCACGCAAGACCCGTTGCGAGCCCGCGCAACAGCGCCCATGGCTTCGCCTACTCGCCTGGCCGACTTGATCACCTACGCGCGTCTAGAACCTTGAGGCGCTCCGTGCCTGCATGACACACCAGGCGATGCTGAGGAGTGCATTTGAGCGTAATGCGCTGGATGGCAGTGCGGCAATCAGGTAGCCTTAGTGCCATGGACTTGAATGTGACGCTGGCTTTAGCGGGCTTACTCAGCCCAAACAAGCTCAATCTGAGTCAGCAGGAAGAGTATCTGGACCAAGTCGAGGCCCGCTTGCTCTTACCCAGCCCACTGGAAGAAGCGTTCTTCGCCGAGCGCCGACGCCGTGGTGTGGGGGTCGGAATGGACGACGACGGTCGAATCGTTTTCCAGCATGCATAGGCCGCGCTATGCATTTCCTTCGGCAGTTGCTCGAAGAGTTCCGTGTGGCAGCGGCGGAGGCGCCCTACATCTTTATCGCGCCGCCGCTTGGAGCGTTGGCCGGGATACGCGCTGAGTACGCAAGGTTGTACAGCAGGCGTCCAAACTGACCCGCCCCGGCACGCGCCGGCGCAGACATTCTGCGCGTAGCCGACTAGCTGCCGAACCCATCGGTTCGATTAGGTGCGGCGGGCTCAACTCCTCTGACCATTGGACGAACCATCACTGCCGGCTAGGTGCGCACTTGAACAACTGCTGATCTGCCGCATATAACAAGTTAGCGTCCCGGCAAGCCAGAACGCCTCAAGCACGACGCTCCCTGTGTAGTACTCATGGGTGTGCCGAATCATCAGTCT
This genomic window contains:
- a CDS encoding zeta toxin family protein, with the protein product MTSPDQPRLRLFAGPNGSGKSTVVEVLTRSQLGVYVNADDLERAWKRTGSYDLARYQLGEEQAKRWWPSLQASPLMNAARLQALEGAIKVEGTTLFVDPGKVNSYLPAATTDFIRQELLELRMTFTFESVMSHASKVELLRKAQASGYRTYLYFIATDDPAINVARVKQRVELDGHPVCEEKIRKRYYESIALLEDAVAATNRAYIFDNSGDRHVWLAEITDGEELTLHSDELPQWFTTSSLWQAFQGDAASS